In the genome of Manis javanica isolate MJ-LG chromosome 17, MJ_LKY, whole genome shotgun sequence, one region contains:
- the AMFR gene encoding E3 ubiquitin-protein ligase AMFR produces MPLLFLERFPWPSLRTYTGLSGLALLGTIVSAYRALSQPEAGSGPGEPEPLTAPVQPEPAALAGPGAGGPRARDVAQYLLSDSLFVWVLVNTACCVLMLVAKLIQCIVFGPLRVSERQHLKDKFWNFIFYKFIFIFGVLNVQTVEEVVMWCLWFAGLVFLHLMVQLCKDRFEYLSFSPTTPMSSHGRVLSLLTAMLLSCCGLAVVCCITGYTHGMHTLAFMAAESLLVTVRTAHVILRYVIHLWDLNHEGTWEGKGTYVYYTDFVMELTLLSLDLMHHIHMLLFGNIWLSMASLVIFMQLRYLFHEVQRRVRRHKNYLRVVGNMEARFAVATPEELAVNNDDCAICWDSMQAARKLPCGHLFHNSCLRSWLEQDTSCPTCRMSLNIADNNRVQEEHQGENLDENLVPVATAEGRPRLNQHNHFFHFDGSRIASWLPSFSVEVMHTTNILGITQAGNSQLNAMAHQIQEMFPQVPYHLVLQDLQLTRSVEITTDNILEGRIQVPFPTQRSDSIRPALNSPVERRNGDQEEGEASAQTEHMPLDLSPRLEDTLDFSEAEVEPSEGEDFEARGSRFSKSADERQRMLVQRKDDLLQQARKRFLNRSSEDDSASESRLPSEGVTSDPVTLRRRMLAAAAERRLQKQRTS; encoded by the exons atgcCGCTGCTCTTCCTGGAGCGCTTCCCCTGGCCCAGCCTCCGTACCTACACGGGCCTCAGCGGCCTGGCCCTGCTCGGCACCATCGTCAGCGCCTACCGCGCCCTCAGCCAGCCCGAGGCCGGGTCCGGGCCCGGCGAGCCGGAGCCGCTAACGGCCCCGGTGCAGCCAGAGCCGGCCGCGCTCGCCGGGCCGGGCGCTGGGGGCCCGCGGGCCCGCGACGTGGCTCAGTACCTGCTCTCGGACAGCCTGTTCGTGTGG GTTCTAGTAAATACTGCTTGCTGTGTTTTGATGTTGGTGGCTAAGCTAATCCAGTGTATTGTATTTGGCCCTCTTCGAGTGAGCGAGAGACAG catctgAAAGACAAgttttggaattttattttctacaagtTCATCTTTATTTTTGGTGTGCTGAATGTCCAGACAGTGGAAGAGGTGGTCATGTGGTGCCTCTGGTTTGCTGGACTTGTATTTCTGCATCTGATGGTTCAGCTCTGCAAGGACCGATTTGAATAT ctttccttttctcccaccACACCGATGAGTAGCCACGGGCGAGTTCTGTCGCTGTTGACCGCCATGCTGCTTTCCTGCTGTGGACTGGCGGTTGTCTGTTGCATCACAGGCTACACCCATGGGATGCACACACTGGCTTTCATGGCTGCGGAG tCTCTTCTTGTGACAGTGAGGACTGCTCATGTGATTTTACG ATATGTAATTCACCTCTGGGACCTTAACCATGAAGGGACAtgggaaggaaaaggaacatACGTCTATTACACGGATTTTGTCATGGAGCTCACTCTCTTGTCCCTGGACCTCATGCACCATATTCACATGCTG TTATTTGGCAACATCTGGTTATCCATGGCCAGCTTGGTCATCTTTATGCAGTTGCGTTACCTATTCCATGAAGTCCAGCGGCGAGTCCGCCGGCACAAGAACTATTTGCGTGTGGTTGGGAACATGGAAGCCAG gtTTGCGGTTGCAACTCCAGAGGAGCTGGCAGTCAATAACGACGACTGTGCCATCTGCTGGGACTCCATGCAGGCTGCCAGGAAACTGCCCTGTGGGCATCTTTTCCACAA CTCCTGTCTTCGTTCCTGGCTAGAGCAAGATACCTCCTGCCCAACATGCAGAATGTCTCTTAATATTGCTGACAATAATCGTGTCCAGGAAGAACATCAAGGAGAGAACTTGGATGAGAATTTGGTTCCTGTAGCCACAGCCGAAGGCAGACCTCGCCTAAACCAACACAATCACTTCTTTCATTTTGATG GGTCAAGGATTGCGAGTTGGCTGCCGAGTTTTTCAGTTGAAGTGATGCACACCACCAACATCCTGGGCATTACCCAGGCCGGCAACTCCCAGCTTAACGCAATG GCTCACCAGATTCAAGAAATGTTTCCCCAGGTTCCATACCACCTCGTACTGCAGGACCTCCAACTGACACGCTCAGTTGAAATAACAACAGACAACATTTTAGAAGGACGGATTCAAGTACCTTTTCCCACACAG CGGTCGGATAGCATTAGACCTGCACTGAACAGTCCTGTGGAAAGGCGAAACGGTGACCAGGAGGAGGGAGAAGCTTCTGCACAG ACTGAGCATATGCCTCTGGACCTCAGTCCTAGGCTAGAGGACACCTTGGACTTCAGCGAAGCAGAAGTGGAGCCCAGTGAGGGGGAAGACTTTGAGGCTCGGGGGAGCCGCTTCTCCAAGTCTGCTGATGAGAGACAGCGCATGTTAGTCCAGCGCAAGGATGACCTCCTGCAGCAGGCTCGGAA GCGTTTTTTGAACAGAAGTTCTGAAGATGACTCAGCCTCAGAGAGCCGCCTCCCCTCGGAGGGTGTGACCTCTGACCCTGTGACCCTGCGTCGAAGGATGCTGGCTGCTGCAGCAGAGCGCAGACTTCAGAAGCAGCGGACCTCCTAG